A single genomic interval of Polaribacter vadi harbors:
- the topA gene encoding type I DNA topoisomerase: protein MAKNLVIVESPAKAKTIEKFLGKDFQVESSYGHIADLPSKELGIDVDGDFSPKYIISDDKKPVVKKLRALAKKADTVWLASDEDREGEAIAWHLKEQLELKDENTKRIVFHEITKKAILKAVENPRDIDYNMVNAQQARRVLDRLVGYELSPVLWRKVKGGLSAGRVQSVAVRLIVEKERSIQEFTAETHYKVVAEFSNNEGKTFKATIPKNFDSKKAAETFLKSCAKADFSIADLTKKPAKKSPAAPFTTSTLQQEASRKLGFAVGRTMQVAQRLYEAGLITYMRTDSVNLSVDARDEAEEEITASYGKEYSKQRVFKSKSKGAQEAHEAIRPTNMKMHSVNVEYDQDRLYDLIWKRTLASQMSDALLERTNMKIENTENSKIFTANGEMIKFEGFLKVYLEGKDDDEEEQAGMLPNLQVGESLDYTFINATQRFTSPPYRFTEASLVKQLEELGIGRPSTYAPTISTVQRRGYVEKGQNEGVEREYEQMILSNGAVKSEILTEKTGSDKNKLIPTDIGNIVNDFLVANFSNILDFGFTAKVENSFDDISEGQENWIEMIKGFYTNFHDNVEDVKENADRESGERILGKHPESGKTVLVRLGKFGPIAQIGAPEDEEKTFASLNKDQNLGTITMEEALELFLLPKTLGTYEGEEVIVSNGRFGPYIKFGTMFVSLDKGENPMEVDLQRAEELIVAKQKADAPIYHYEDLPVQKGVGRFGPFIKWNSMFINVNKKYDFDNLSDDDIVELIEVKKQKEIDKVLHNWEDVGIRVEKARWGRFNVLKGKIKIELPKTTDIENLSKEEAVKMIEAKTPKKKAAKKKPVAKKKAPAKKNSKKEIIICYIAYPIKN from the coding sequence ATGGCAAAGAATTTAGTAATTGTAGAGTCGCCAGCAAAGGCAAAAACCATAGAAAAATTTCTCGGAAAAGATTTTCAAGTAGAATCTAGCTATGGGCATATTGCAGACTTACCTTCTAAAGAATTAGGAATAGATGTTGATGGTGATTTTAGCCCAAAATATATTATTTCAGATGATAAAAAACCTGTTGTTAAGAAATTAAGAGCATTAGCAAAAAAAGCAGACACTGTTTGGTTAGCAAGTGATGAGGATAGAGAGGGAGAGGCAATTGCTTGGCATTTAAAAGAGCAATTAGAATTGAAAGATGAAAATACAAAACGAATTGTTTTTCATGAAATTACTAAAAAAGCCATTTTAAAAGCAGTCGAAAATCCTAGAGATATCGATTATAACATGGTAAATGCACAACAAGCACGTAGAGTTTTAGATAGGCTTGTTGGGTACGAATTATCGCCAGTTTTATGGAGAAAAGTTAAAGGAGGTTTGTCTGCAGGTAGAGTACAATCTGTGGCAGTTCGTTTAATTGTAGAAAAAGAAAGAAGCATTCAAGAATTTACTGCAGAAACACATTATAAAGTTGTTGCAGAATTTTCTAACAACGAAGGCAAAACCTTTAAAGCAACCATTCCAAAGAATTTCGATTCTAAAAAAGCTGCAGAAACATTTTTAAAATCGTGTGCAAAAGCAGATTTTTCAATTGCTGATTTAACTAAAAAACCAGCAAAAAAATCGCCAGCAGCACCTTTTACAACATCAACATTACAACAAGAAGCATCTAGAAAACTTGGTTTTGCTGTTGGTAGAACTATGCAGGTTGCACAACGTTTGTACGAAGCTGGTTTGATTACTTATATGAGAACAGATAGTGTAAATTTATCTGTAGATGCCAGAGATGAAGCTGAAGAAGAAATTACAGCTTCTTATGGAAAAGAATACAGCAAACAACGTGTTTTTAAGTCGAAATCTAAAGGAGCACAAGAAGCTCACGAAGCCATTAGGCCAACCAACATGAAAATGCATTCTGTAAATGTTGAATATGACCAAGATAGATTATACGATTTAATTTGGAAAAGAACCTTGGCTTCGCAAATGAGTGATGCTTTATTGGAACGTACCAACATGAAGATTGAGAATACTGAAAACTCAAAAATCTTTACTGCAAATGGTGAGATGATTAAGTTTGAAGGTTTCTTAAAAGTGTATTTAGAAGGCAAAGATGATGATGAGGAAGAACAAGCAGGAATGTTACCAAATTTACAAGTTGGTGAAAGTTTAGACTACACATTTATAAATGCAACACAGCGTTTTACAAGTCCACCTTATAGATTTACGGAAGCATCTTTGGTAAAGCAATTGGAGGAATTAGGCATTGGAAGACCATCTACTTATGCACCAACAATTTCTACAGTTCAAAGAAGAGGTTATGTAGAAAAAGGGCAAAATGAAGGTGTAGAAAGAGAATATGAACAAATGATTTTATCAAATGGCGCTGTAAAAAGTGAAATTTTGACGGAAAAAACAGGTTCAGATAAAAACAAATTAATTCCTACAGATATTGGAAACATTGTAAACGACTTTTTAGTGGCCAATTTTTCAAATATTTTAGATTTTGGTTTTACTGCTAAAGTTGAAAATTCTTTTGATGATATTTCTGAAGGACAAGAAAACTGGATAGAAATGATTAAAGGTTTCTACACAAATTTTCATGATAATGTAGAAGATGTAAAAGAAAATGCAGACAGAGAAAGTGGAGAACGTATTTTAGGAAAACACCCAGAATCTGGTAAAACAGTTTTAGTAAGACTTGGTAAATTTGGACCTATTGCCCAAATTGGAGCTCCAGAAGATGAAGAAAAAACGTTTGCAAGTTTAAATAAAGATCAGAATTTAGGCACAATAACCATGGAAGAAGCCTTGGAGTTGTTCTTATTACCTAAAACTTTAGGAACTTATGAAGGGGAAGAAGTAATTGTTTCTAATGGACGTTTTGGACCTTACATTAAGTTCGGAACTATGTTTGTTTCTTTGGATAAAGGCGAAAACCCAATGGAAGTTGATTTGCAAAGAGCAGAAGAATTAATTGTAGCTAAGCAAAAAGCAGACGCTCCAATTTATCATTATGAAGATTTACCTGTGCAAAAAGGCGTTGGGCGTTTTGGACCTTTTATAAAATGGAACTCCATGTTTATAAACGTAAATAAAAAATACGATTTTGATAATCTTTCTGATGATGATATTGTTGAGCTAATTGAAGTTAAAAAGCAGAAAGAAATAGATAAAGTTCTTCATAATTGGGAAGATGTTGGCATTCGAGTTGAAAAAGCAAGATGGGGACGTTTTAATGTTTTAAAAGGTAAAATTAAGATAGAGTTGCCAAAAACTACAGACATAGAAAACTTATCGAAAGAAGAAGCTGTTAAAATGATTGAGGCAAAAACTCCAAAGAAAAAAGCGGCAAAAAAGAAGCCTGTAGCAAAAAAGAAAGCTCCAGCTAAAAAAAACAGCAAAAAAGAAATAATCATTTGTTATATTGCATACCCAATTAAAAATTGA
- a CDS encoding formimidoylglutamase, protein MNQDFLSPVKETALAHLILHSPHCLGNRIKIHTEEEGFPDLEDVKIAIFGVEEDRNSENNFGCGDDLHFIRRKLYELFPGNWDAEIADLGTVLKGQEVSDTYFAVADIITSLLKKNIIPVIIGGGQDITYVNYRAYDSLEQTINITAVDSRFDLGSLEDELTSQSYLSKIIMQKPNNLFNYSNVGYQTYFNSQGEIQLFDSLFFDTCRLGMAKELENIEPAFRNADIVSIDIGAVRQSEAPANNNASPNGFYGEEICAISRYAGISDKVSSFGIYEYNSKYDNNHQTASLIAQMIWYFIEGVNFRVKDYPFSGKENYQKFTVLMEDDDPIVFYKSNKTGRWWIEINILSDNKYKRHALIPCTYKDYTEATKQIIPERWYKAMKKMM, encoded by the coding sequence ATGAATCAAGATTTTTTATCCCCTGTTAAAGAAACAGCCTTAGCGCATTTAATATTACATTCACCTCATTGCTTGGGGAATAGGATAAAAATACACACTGAAGAAGAAGGTTTTCCTGATTTAGAAGATGTAAAAATTGCAATTTTTGGAGTTGAAGAAGATAGGAATTCTGAAAATAATTTTGGTTGTGGAGATGATTTACATTTCATCCGAAGAAAATTATACGAACTATTTCCAGGAAATTGGGATGCAGAAATTGCAGATTTAGGAACTGTTTTAAAAGGTCAGGAAGTTTCAGATACTTATTTTGCAGTTGCAGATATTATTACATCACTCTTAAAAAAGAACATTATTCCTGTAATTATTGGTGGTGGTCAAGATATTACCTATGTAAATTATAGAGCGTACGATTCTTTAGAACAAACCATAAATATTACTGCTGTAGATAGCCGTTTTGATTTAGGAAGTTTAGAAGATGAATTAACTTCACAATCTTATTTGAGTAAAATTATCATGCAAAAACCTAACAATTTGTTTAATTATAGCAATGTTGGGTATCAAACGTATTTTAATTCTCAAGGAGAAATCCAATTGTTTGATTCTTTATTTTTTGACACTTGTAGGTTGGGAATGGCAAAAGAGTTAGAGAATATAGAACCTGCTTTTAGAAATGCAGATATTGTTTCTATAGATATTGGTGCAGTTAGGCAAAGTGAAGCTCCTGCTAATAATAATGCCTCTCCAAATGGTTTTTATGGCGAAGAAATTTGTGCTATTTCAAGATACGCAGGAATTAGCGATAAAGTTTCCTCTTTTGGTATTTACGAGTATAATTCTAAATATGATAACAATCACCAAACAGCAAGTTTAATTGCGCAAATGATTTGGTATTTTATTGAGGGTGTTAATTTTAGAGTAAAAGACTATCCTTTTTCTGGCAAAGAAAATTATCAAAAATTTACAGTTTTAATGGAAGATGATGATCCAATCGTTTTTTATAAAAGTAATAAAACTGGCAGATGGTGGATTGAGATTAATATTTTATCAGATAATAAATACAAAAGACATGCGTTAATACCATGTACATACAAAGATTACACAGAAGCTACAAAACAAATTATACCAGAAAGATGGTATAAAGCGATGAAAAAGATGATGTAA
- the gldK gene encoding gliding motility lipoprotein GldK, with the protein MKKAAIFALLMAVFYSCGSNDRGELVGVKNTKKWFSEKPYGMALIPGGSFTMGKQDEDLLGTMSAPTKTVTVRPYYMDETEITNKEYKEFVFWVRDSIVRTKLANQAEFASLGASDDPTGNNRTSGIQNYAYKVMDTTDSNAYQKYMYDNYYQFDTIKPLNWDEEIVWKKEEFPDVDYVEVMDSLFISREEAVDGIRTFNTKSLNYKYSWFDRDNAARKGGSRKDFVQSEVLNIYPDTTVWVKDFNYSYNDPMHQDYFYHQSYGDYPVVGVTWGQATAFCNWRTKKKNDYLRGKKGSVQVPDFRLPTEAEWEYAARGGLEFATYPWGSGGTTSDRGCFLANFKPVRGNYSVDGALYTMEAKSFNANDYGLYNMAGNVSEWTNTAYNLSSYYMASTMNPNVEDRKNKRKIIRGGSWKDVSYYLEVASRDYEYADTARSYIGFRTVQNYIGTANK; encoded by the coding sequence ATGAAGAAAGCAGCAATATTTGCACTTTTAATGGCCGTTTTTTACAGTTGTGGTTCTAATGATAGAGGAGAATTAGTTGGCGTAAAGAATACTAAAAAATGGTTTTCAGAAAAACCTTATGGAATGGCTTTAATTCCAGGAGGTTCTTTTACCATGGGTAAGCAAGATGAAGATCTTTTAGGAACCATGAGTGCTCCTACTAAGACAGTTACTGTAAGACCTTATTATATGGACGAAACCGAAATTACAAATAAAGAATATAAAGAATTTGTATTTTGGGTAAGAGATTCAATTGTTAGAACTAAACTAGCAAACCAAGCAGAATTTGCATCTTTAGGAGCTTCTGATGATCCAACAGGGAATAATCGTACTTCTGGGATACAAAATTACGCTTATAAAGTAATGGATACTACAGATTCTAATGCATATCAAAAATATATGTATGATAATTATTATCAATTTGATACGATAAAGCCTTTAAACTGGGATGAAGAAATTGTTTGGAAAAAAGAAGAATTTCCAGATGTAGATTATGTAGAAGTTATGGATTCTCTTTTTATTAGTAGAGAAGAAGCTGTAGATGGCATTAGAACTTTTAATACAAAATCTTTAAATTATAAATATTCTTGGTTTGATAGAGATAATGCTGCCAGAAAAGGTGGTAGTAGAAAAGATTTTGTACAATCTGAAGTTTTAAATATTTATCCAGATACAACAGTTTGGGTTAAGGATTTTAATTATTCTTACAACGATCCAATGCATCAAGATTATTTTTATCATCAATCTTATGGTGATTATCCTGTTGTTGGGGTAACTTGGGGACAAGCAACTGCTTTCTGTAATTGGAGAACAAAAAAGAAAAACGATTATTTAAGAGGTAAAAAAGGATCTGTACAAGTGCCAGATTTTAGATTACCAACTGAAGCTGAATGGGAATATGCAGCAAGAGGAGGTTTAGAATTTGCTACATATCCTTGGGGGTCTGGAGGTACAACAAGCGATAGAGGCTGTTTCTTAGCAAACTTTAAACCTGTAAGAGGTAATTATTCTGTAGATGGTGCCCTATATACAATGGAAGCTAAATCTTTTAATGCAAACGATTATGGTTTGTATAATATGGCTGGTAACGTTTCTGAATGGACAAATACAGCGTATAATTTATCATCATATTACATGGCTTCTACAATGAATCCAAATGTAGAGGATAGAAAAAATAAAAGAAAAATTATTAGAGGAGGTTCTTGGAAAGATGTTTCTTATTATTTAGAAGTGGCTTCAAGAGATTACGAATATGCAGATACTGCAAGAAGTTATATTGGTTTTAGAACCGTTCAGAATTACATAGGTACAGCAAACAAATAA
- the gldL gene encoding gliding motility protein GldL gives MAQSKTKKKLFNIAYNIGASIVILGALFKLNHYSIGPLNGSTVLAVGLIAEAIIFFLSAFESVEDDLDWSKVYPELGEDGIISEQKEKVGAEGMLSQKLDNLLQEAKIDSNLMASLGASMKNFQGAAEGLSAASESISSTNKYNEQVSMAAVQMESLNSLYKIQVENTTKQAQLNSSVVENTERLHEQMQSLAKNLSSLNGVYGNMLSAMSSK, from the coding sequence ATGGCACAGTCAAAAACTAAAAAGAAATTATTTAACATCGCATATAATATTGGAGCATCCATTGTAATTTTAGGAGCCTTATTTAAGTTAAACCATTATAGTATTGGTCCTTTAAATGGTTCTACAGTTTTAGCAGTTGGTTTAATTGCAGAAGCGATTATTTTCTTTTTATCAGCATTTGAATCTGTAGAAGACGATTTAGATTGGTCTAAAGTATATCCAGAATTAGGAGAAGATGGAATTATCTCAGAGCAAAAAGAAAAAGTTGGAGCAGAAGGTATGTTATCTCAAAAATTAGATAATTTATTACAAGAAGCAAAAATCGATTCAAATTTAATGGCGAGTTTAGGTGCAAGTATGAAAAATTTTCAAGGAGCAGCAGAAGGTTTATCAGCAGCTTCAGAATCTATTTCATCAACAAATAAATACAATGAACAAGTTTCTATGGCAGCAGTGCAAATGGAATCTTTAAATAGTTTGTATAAAATTCAAGTAGAAAACACAACGAAACAAGCACAATTAAATTCTTCTGTAGTAGAAAATACAGAAAGATTACATGAGCAAATGCAATCTTTAGCAAAAAACCTATCTTCTTTAAACGGAGTTTATGGAAACATGCTTTCTGCAATGTCTAGCAAATAA
- the gldM gene encoding gliding motility protein GldM, whose amino-acid sequence MAGGKVSARQKMINLMYLVFIAMLAMQMDKEVLSAFGFMNEKLETNNISTTEKNNAAYANLAVKASEQSAKFGELNKQAKKIKDYSADFYAYLADLKTKMTADLEDKKAYESMDKTEFLNSYFFIGDKYTKEGQEFLNKIDSYRTNLMNVVGEDSKFASTIKDRFSTAPVKNSKTGLTVEWLNARYEGFPLVASLTNLTQMQADIKNTEADIVSALLGGQMEEALSLNNYTGIVRLNKSAYFAGERVTGEVVLGRYDASLVPDKVTLNGADATKSVKNGQVIIDMPAGNVGQKEIKGTIFFTENGEEIPVTFESKYSVIAEPSSAVVSADKMNVVYRGLDNPISVSLPGVGDNNLNVSASGGNLSGSNGKYSIRPGSGNIATINVSAKLSSGKTVNSKATFRIKDIPAAMGSVREQYGVVRMPTSGLANAPIAAGLPDFEFDLTIRVQSFKIKVPGELTIIVNGNTLSAAAKKALSKAGRGDQINIYDIVATANGVPLKKVLPVTIELTN is encoded by the coding sequence ATGGCAGGAGGAAAAGTTTCAGCAAGACAGAAGATGATTAACTTAATGTATCTTGTTTTCATTGCAATGTTAGCAATGCAAATGGATAAAGAAGTTTTATCAGCTTTTGGTTTTATGAACGAAAAGTTAGAGACCAATAACATCTCTACAACAGAAAAAAATAATGCAGCTTATGCAAATTTAGCAGTAAAAGCATCTGAGCAAAGTGCAAAATTTGGGGAGTTAAATAAACAAGCAAAAAAAATAAAAGATTATTCAGCAGATTTTTATGCATATTTAGCCGATTTAAAAACCAAGATGACAGCAGATTTAGAAGATAAAAAAGCTTATGAGTCTATGGATAAAACAGAGTTTTTAAATTCGTACTTTTTTATTGGAGATAAGTATACAAAAGAAGGTCAGGAATTTTTGAATAAAATAGATAGTTATAGAACTAACTTAATGAATGTAGTTGGTGAAGATAGTAAATTTGCATCAACAATAAAAGATAGGTTTTCTACAGCTCCAGTTAAAAATAGTAAAACAGGGCTAACAGTAGAGTGGTTAAATGCAAGATATGAAGGTTTTCCTTTAGTAGCTTCTTTAACAAACCTAACACAAATGCAAGCTGATATTAAAAATACAGAAGCAGATATTGTTAGTGCTTTATTAGGTGGCCAAATGGAAGAAGCTTTGTCTTTAAACAATTATACTGGAATTGTACGTTTAAATAAAAGCGCTTATTTTGCTGGAGAACGTGTAACTGGAGAAGTTGTTTTGGGAAGATATGATGCTTCTTTAGTACCAGATAAAGTTACTTTAAATGGAGCAGATGCAACAAAATCTGTAAAAAATGGTCAAGTAATTATTGATATGCCTGCAGGAAATGTTGGTCAAAAAGAAATTAAAGGGACTATATTTTTTACAGAAAATGGAGAAGAAATTCCTGTAACTTTTGAAAGCAAATATTCTGTAATTGCAGAACCAAGTTCAGCTGTAGTTTCTGCAGATAAAATGAATGTAGTGTATAGAGGTTTAGATAATCCTATTTCTGTGTCATTACCTGGAGTTGGAGATAATAATTTAAATGTTTCAGCTTCTGGAGGAAATTTATCAGGAAGTAATGGTAAATATAGCATAAGACCAGGATCAGGAAATATTGCAACTATAAATGTAAGCGCTAAATTAAGTAGTGGAAAAACTGTAAATTCTAAAGCAACTTTTAGAATTAAAGATATTCCAGCAGCTATGGGTTCAGTTCGTGAACAATATGGAGTGGTAAGAATGCCAACCTCTGGTTTAGCAAATGCACCAATTGCAGCTGGTTTGCCAGATTTTGAATTCGATTTAACCATTAGAGTACAAAGTTTTAAAATTAAAGTTCCTGGAGAATTAACCATTATTGTAAATGGAAATACTTTAAGTGCAGCAGCTAAAAAAGCATTAAGTAAAGCTGGTAGAGGAGATCAAATTAATATTTACGATATTGTAGCTACAGCAAATGGAGTACCACTTAAAAAAGTATTGCCAGTTACTATAGAGTTAACAAATTAG
- the gldN gene encoding gliding motility protein GldN, producing the protein MYKNCFIVFFALLTSGLVNAQANILNAKSAEDIGKKNEQQLLADNDGPIPYGYVDDRDVMWSKVVWEFVDLNQKINLPYYFPIDTTNISADRRSLFDTLVKGIRQGKIEDAYSDSFFTTKITPEEIESRLVNVRTENGYSDTYRLQAEDIGGYMLKGMWYFDKRQGELKYRLLAIAPMGKDVQTLGVQGVEDENLYELFWVFFPSARATLHESKVFNAMNASHPISYDHLLNARRFSSVIVREENIYGNRAIEDYVRGNSLFQLLEADKIKEDIRNREIDMWNY; encoded by the coding sequence ATGTATAAAAATTGTTTCATAGTATTTTTCGCCCTTTTAACTTCAGGTTTAGTAAATGCGCAAGCAAACATACTAAATGCAAAATCTGCTGAAGATATAGGTAAGAAAAACGAGCAACAACTGCTTGCAGATAATGATGGCCCAATTCCTTATGGATATGTAGATGATAGAGACGTAATGTGGTCTAAAGTTGTGTGGGAATTTGTAGATTTAAATCAGAAAATAAATTTACCATATTATTTTCCAATAGACACCACAAATATTTCTGCAGATAGAAGGTCGTTGTTTGATACATTAGTAAAAGGAATAAGACAAGGAAAAATTGAAGATGCCTATTCAGATTCATTTTTTACGACTAAAATAACACCAGAAGAAATTGAATCTCGTTTGGTAAATGTTCGTACAGAAAATGGTTATAGTGATACGTATAGATTACAAGCAGAAGATATTGGTGGTTACATGCTAAAAGGAATGTGGTATTTTGATAAACGTCAAGGCGAATTGAAATATAGATTATTAGCAATTGCACCAATGGGTAAAGATGTACAAACATTAGGAGTTCAAGGTGTAGAAGATGAAAATTTATACGAACTTTTCTGGGTTTTCTTTCCATCTGCAAGAGCAACTTTGCACGAATCTAAAGTGTTTAATGCTATGAATGCATCTCATCCAATTTCCTATGATCATTTGTTAAACGCAAGAAGATTTAGTTCAGTAATTGTAAGAGAAGAAAACATTTACGGAAACAGAGCTATAGAAGATTATGTTCGAGGTAACTCTTTATTTCAACTTTTAGAAGCAGATAAAATTAAAGAAGACATCAGAAATAGAGAAATTGATATGTGGAACTATTAG
- a CDS encoding NAD(P)/FAD-dependent oxidoreductase, whose amino-acid sequence MKIDYIIVGLGLAGLAFAEQLLKVGKTFLVFENHSQTSSLVAGGVYNPVILKRFTPVWNAKEQLEIALPFYEKLEEKLNQKFDKKFVIKKVFKSIEDQNNWFASFDKPKVAPFLDETLDKQKYHGIIEEYHYGNVKEGGRIDTKLLIETYRNYLEENNWIRFEKFNHDEITFLDNSIQYQNLEVGKIVFAEGFGVKENPFFKYLPLDEVKGESIIINAPDLKIDFLVKSTVFVMPLGNGNYKVGATFNHKDKTSIPSEEGKQELVEKLKKVIDVPYTIINQTAGIRPAVKDRRPLVGVHEKYQNLAVLNGLGTRGVMIAPTLAIQLYNHLEHHEALDMDADIKRFK is encoded by the coding sequence ATGAAAATTGATTATATAATTGTTGGTTTAGGTTTGGCAGGTTTGGCTTTTGCAGAGCAATTGTTAAAAGTAGGGAAAACATTTCTTGTTTTTGAAAATCATTCGCAAACATCTTCTTTAGTTGCAGGTGGCGTTTACAATCCTGTTATTTTAAAAAGATTCACACCAGTTTGGAATGCTAAAGAACAGTTAGAAATTGCTTTACCATTTTACGAAAAACTAGAAGAAAAACTCAACCAAAAATTTGATAAAAAGTTTGTCATCAAAAAAGTTTTTAAATCTATTGAAGATCAAAATAATTGGTTTGCTTCATTTGACAAACCTAAAGTAGCTCCTTTTTTAGATGAAACTTTAGACAAGCAAAAATACCATGGAATTATTGAAGAATATCATTATGGAAATGTAAAAGAAGGAGGTAGAATTGACACAAAGTTGTTAATCGAAACCTACAGAAATTACTTAGAAGAAAATAATTGGATTCGTTTTGAGAAATTTAATCATGATGAAATCACTTTTTTAGATAATAGTATTCAATATCAAAACTTAGAAGTTGGCAAAATAGTATTTGCAGAAGGTTTTGGCGTAAAAGAAAATCCGTTTTTTAAATATTTACCTTTAGATGAAGTAAAAGGAGAATCTATCATTATAAATGCGCCCGATTTAAAAATTGACTTTTTAGTAAAATCAACCGTTTTTGTTATGCCTTTAGGAAATGGAAATTACAAAGTAGGCGCAACTTTTAACCATAAAGATAAAACCTCAATTCCATCAGAAGAAGGAAAACAAGAATTGGTAGAAAAATTAAAAAAAGTAATTGATGTTCCTTACACAATCATCAACCAAACAGCAGGAATAAGACCAGCAGTAAAAGATAGAAGACCTTTAGTTGGTGTGCATGAAAAATACCAAAATTTAGCAGTTTTAAACGGTTTAGGAACTCGTGGAGTTATGATTGCACCCACATTAGCTATACAGCTTTACAATCATTTAGAGCATCATGAAGCTTTAGATATGGATGCTGATATTAAGCGTTTTAAATAA
- a CDS encoding DUF5053 domain-containing protein — MEITKQKKSMKSLMWDIIVDISWANISKKYFGKSRSWLSQKMNGLDGNGSNTEFTEEEQQNLKEALYDLSNRIKICADKL; from the coding sequence ATGGAAATTACAAAACAAAAAAAATCAATGAAATCCTTAATGTGGGATATTATTGTTGATATATCTTGGGCAAATATTTCTAAAAAATATTTTGGTAAGTCTAGATCTTGGTTAAGTCAAAAAATGAATGGTTTGGATGGTAATGGCTCAAATACTGAATTTACTGAAGAAGAGCAACAAAACTTAAAAGAAGCCTTATACGATTTATCCAATCGAATTAAAATATGTGCAGATAAGTTATAA
- a CDS encoding DUF983 domain-containing protein yields the protein MFKKGTKFYSIVKGKCPKCHEGDFFKYGFTFNPSKITTIHTHCSECNLKYMLEPSFFYGAMYINYGITVAISIAVFIITKLFIGLNLLESFLSVLGALIVLAPLNLRMARIIWINMFVPYDENAVAKTS from the coding sequence ATGTTTAAAAAAGGAACAAAATTTTACAGTATTGTAAAAGGAAAATGCCCTAAATGTCATGAAGGGGATTTCTTTAAATATGGTTTTACGTTCAATCCATCAAAAATAACAACCATTCATACACATTGCTCTGAATGTAATTTAAAATACATGCTAGAGCCTTCCTTTTTTTATGGAGCTATGTATATAAATTACGGAATTACAGTGGCTATTTCTATTGCTGTTTTTATAATTACAAAACTATTTATTGGCTTAAATTTATTGGAATCTTTTTTAAGTGTTTTGGGTGCTTTAATTGTTTTAGCGCCTTTAAATTTAAGAATGGCAAGAATTATTTGGATAAATATGTTTGTTCCTTATGATGAAAATGCAGTTGCAAAAACTAGTTAA